The sequence GCCTTCCCTTTGCGCAACGTTAATTTGATGTAGGACGCGGTGCTGGGCTGAGTAATCCACTTTGTGCAATCGCACAGTTATCTTTTTTCTGCGTGTATCATTACTGCTTGGTACGATCACCTGGCATTTCCACTTCGGCAGCCATTTCGATACACCTCTCCTATCGAGTGACCCTTCctatttgcaaaaatgagcGAAGATATTTTCCGCAAGATGGGGGACCCCCAGAGTGGGAAACCAGCGGTGGGGAGCCTTTCAATGGACACTGCGGATGCTGACTCCCCTGCCGTGGACACCAACAACGTGGGAACCCCCACAGTAATGAGCTTTAACatggaaacaaaaaacaacatCAAGTACGCCGGAATCTGCATCTATAATACGAATACGAATGAGTTCTCCCTCTGTGAATACATCGAAAATGAACACTTCACCATTTTAGAATCTTTGCTGATACAGTGCAGACCGACATGCTTCTTATATCTCTCCAATAACGACAAACTGGACGACAAGAGGATAAAGCTAATACTAAGTTTGTGTGAAGTAAAACACCGTGAGTTAGGAAAGACTGATTTTTACAACACATGCTCGATGGAAAATGACCTGAGTAAGTTATTAAAACCAACAGAAGACGTGAAGAATTgtatctccttttttaagatgCAGTTGGCTTGTCGGTCATTCACCAGCATCGTCAAACATATGAACTTGCTCAATGATTACAGTGCTACGAATAAATGTCTACTAACGAATTACAACATAAATAGGTACTTAAAATTGGATAGGGCTGCCACCATCGCGCTGAATGTTCATGAGGAACATATGTTGGGAGAGAAGAAGACAACCTGCAGAAGAGGGAGCAACTTGACCCTCTACacctttttaaacaaatgCAAAACGAAGATAGGGGAACGGAAGCTCCTCCAGTGGGTGATGCACCCGATAAGAGACGAGGCGAAAATTAATGAGAGGCTAGACATGGTCAGCATATTAAAGGAGGATGGAGTCATGAGGTCCATGATACAGTCGGATTACCTTCGAAAAATTAGCGACCTCGAtgttataataaaaaagttaaaaatcGTTCACAGTAACGCGGTTCAGGGGGAGGTAGAGGGAACCGCGCGTAGAGTGGGGGcgggaaaaatgaaggggggaaaaaacgtgTGCACTATTGAAGACTTGGTAAAAATGTACGACTCGGTGGTCGTGTCGAAACGGATCTACTACTGCTTAAATGAGTATGAAGGAAAGTACAGAAACACGTTGGAAAAGAACTTCCTGACGCCACTGAAGGAGGTGCTCATCAGCCTGGACTCCTTCGTAAAGCTAATCGAACTGACGGTAGACTTCGACGAATTGTcaaataacaattttttaatatctcGTAAATTTGACGAGCAGCTAGAAAAACTAGCTAGCGAAAAGGACGAAACGTTAAGAATGATAAAGGAGCACAGACAAGAAGTGGAAGACGACATTAATCATCTGAAGGGAGTTAGCAAAAAGAACAACGCAAAGGAAGACATAAAATTAGTTGACTGTAATGTAAACACGTTCCTATTTAGAGCTGTTAAAAAGGATATATCCTCAATTCagcagaggaaaaaaacctACTTCCAAGTAAGGATGAATAAAAGTGAAATACTATTCACTA is a genomic window of Plasmodium coatneyi strain Hackeri chromosome 1, complete sequence containing:
- a CDS encoding DNA mismatch-repair protein — translated: MSEDIFRKMGDPQSGKPAVGSLSMDTADADSPAVDTNNVGTPTVMSFNMETKNNIKYAGICIYNTNTNEFSLCEYIENEHFTILESLLIQCRPTCFLYLSNNDKLDDKRIKLILSLCEVKHRELGKTDFYNTCSMENDLSKLLKPTEDVKNCISFFKMQLACRSFTSIVKHMNLLNDYSATNKCLLTNYNINRYLKLDRAATIALNVHEEHMLGEKKTTCRRGSNLTLYTFLNKCKTKIGERKLLQWVMHPIRDEAKINERLDMVSILKEDGVMRSMIQSDYLRKISDLDVIIKKLKIVHSNAVQGEVEGTARRVGAGKMKGGKNVCTIEDLVKMYDSVVVSKRIYYCLNEYEGKYRNTLEKNFLTPLKEVLISLDSFVKLIELTVDFDELSNNNFLISRKFDEQLEKLASEKDETLRMIKEHRQEVEDDINHLKGVSKKNNAKEDIKLVDCNVNTFLFRAVKKDISSIQQRKKTYFQVRMNKSEILFTTNKLKELCKRYEYILQDYNLSQEQLASKAIQVASSYWEPTTKLAKLIAQIDVLSAFAFVSASSLSVYVRPIVETNGQVLQLIESRHPLVESNFLLMNNFIPNDVHMNKTDKRLNIITGPNMGGKSTYIRQIALICLMAQIGCFVPCTYAKIPIFSQIMCRVGSSDIQLKGISTFFSEMIEISAIIKNADENTLVIIDELGRGTSTYEGFGISWAVAQYILNKIKCFCLFATHFHEMSNLEDEYQGATNNHVGAKIDPEKKKISFLYEIKKGYADKSYGVHVAQIAKLPQNVIDKAFEKSKELESVENRHYFRTKMTGTNQDDVHKTDTQNKTHDLLCSIFSSTDEQQFISQVGERTAALKEVLHEM